In a single window of the Bacteroidota bacterium genome:
- a CDS encoding GH3 auxin-responsive promoter family protein: protein MALLGNIIKQAIGLSKAMPRSPKNGFRIQQRTLRRLLSRAEYTAFGEQYNFSKILNEKELVQAFQSSVPTHDYNKIFRRWWYRSLNGEPFICWPGKVKYFALSSGTSEASSKQIPVTKDMIRAIRRASMKQLLALSYYNLPKEHFERGILMLGGSTHLNFNGTYFEGDLSGITGSNLPFWFQHFYKPGRRISRERDWNAKLEEIVLSAKSWDLSTICGVPAWVTILFERIIEHYKVKTIHDIWPNLNIYVHGGVALSPYKKGFEKLTARPLIFMETYLASEGFIAYDDNPNREGMRMVLDNGIFFEFIPFNENNFGADGNLKENPETLSIGEVGEGVEYALLLSNCSGAWRYLIGDTIKFTSLKNQEIIITGRTKHFLSLCGEHLSQDNMNRAIELVSHDLNIEIKEFSVVGIPYGSLFAHKWYIGTDDVADKKILKEKLDEYLKTLNDDYRVERIAALKDVIVEILPSSVFYEYMEKKGKMGAQNKFPRVMKNKHLAEWEEFLKQKHAVKI, encoded by the coding sequence ATGGCACTTCTCGGAAATATAATCAAGCAGGCAATCGGGCTTAGCAAAGCAATGCCGCGTTCACCCAAAAATGGTTTTCGCATTCAGCAGCGTACTTTGAGAAGGTTGCTTTCCAGGGCTGAGTACACCGCTTTTGGCGAACAATACAATTTTTCAAAAATCCTGAATGAAAAAGAATTGGTGCAGGCGTTTCAAAGTTCTGTACCTACGCATGACTATAATAAAATTTTCCGCAGATGGTGGTATCGTTCGCTGAACGGAGAGCCGTTCATTTGCTGGCCCGGAAAAGTAAAATACTTTGCATTGAGTTCCGGCACTTCGGAAGCATCGAGCAAGCAGATTCCTGTTACGAAGGATATGATTCGCGCCATACGAAGGGCGAGCATGAAACAACTTCTCGCTCTGTCGTATTACAATCTTCCGAAAGAACATTTTGAAAGAGGAATTCTCATGCTTGGAGGAAGCACCCACCTGAACTTTAATGGAACTTATTTTGAAGGAGACCTCAGCGGAATTACAGGAAGCAACCTTCCCTTCTGGTTTCAGCATTTTTATAAACCCGGCAGACGGATTTCCCGAGAGCGAGACTGGAACGCAAAACTGGAAGAGATTGTTCTCTCAGCGAAGAGCTGGGATTTGTCAACTATCTGCGGAGTTCCCGCCTGGGTAACCATTCTGTTCGAGCGCATCATCGAACATTATAAAGTAAAAACCATTCACGACATCTGGCCCAACCTGAATATTTATGTTCATGGAGGAGTTGCGCTTTCGCCTTACAAAAAAGGTTTTGAAAAACTAACCGCCCGTCCGCTCATCTTTATGGAAACATATTTAGCCAGTGAAGGATTTATTGCCTACGATGATAATCCGAATCGCGAAGGAATGAGAATGGTGCTGGATAATGGAATTTTTTTTGAATTTATTCCATTCAATGAAAATAATTTCGGAGCGGATGGAAATCTTAAAGAAAATCCTGAAACACTTTCCATTGGAGAAGTGGGAGAAGGTGTTGAGTATGCCCTGCTGCTGTCCAACTGTTCCGGTGCATGGAGATATTTGATTGGCGACACAATAAAATTTACTTCGCTGAAGAACCAGGAAATAATCATTACCGGAAGAACAAAGCATTTTCTGAGTTTATGCGGAGAGCATCTTTCTCAGGACAACATGAACCGTGCGATTGAACTCGTATCGCACGATTTGAACATTGAGATAAAAGAATTTTCTGTTGTGGGAATTCCATACGGCTCGCTCTTCGCCCATAAATGGTATATCGGAACAGATGATGTTGCCGATAAAAAAATCCTGAAAGAAAAACTTGACGAATATTTAAAAACGCTGAACGATGATTATCGTGTTGAACGAATAGCCGCGCTGAAAGATGTGATTGTGGAAATACTTCCTTCCTCTGTATTTTATGAATACATGGAGAAGAAAGGAAAAATGGGGGCTCAAAATAAATTTCCCCGCGTGATGAAAAACAAGCACCTTGCAGAGTGGGAAGAATTTCTGAAACAAAAACATGCAGTTAAAATTTAG